Proteins encoded by one window of Enterobacter hormaechei subsp. xiangfangensis:
- a CDS encoding LysR family transcriptional regulator: MNYSLRQLRVFVTVAQARSFSRAGEIIGLSQSAVSHSVKELETQTGVKLLDRTTREVVLTEAGQQLAMRLERLLDELNSTLRDVGRLGQQLSGTVRVAASQTISAHLIPQCIAESNHRYPDIDFVLHDRPQQWVLESIRQGDVDFGIVIDPGAVSDLECEVVLSEPFLLLCRDDDPLASLPQVAWQALQGANLVLQDYASGSRPLIDAALTAQGVKATIVQEIGHPATLFPMVEAGIGISVLPALALPLPQGSRLTVKRFVPCVERQLMLVRRKNRSLSGAAHACWDVVRMQAERLMEARTRDPLFNETNNQT; the protein is encoded by the coding sequence ATGAATTATTCGTTACGTCAGCTTCGCGTTTTCGTCACCGTCGCGCAGGCCCGCAGCTTTAGCCGGGCAGGGGAGATCATTGGCCTCAGCCAGTCGGCGGTGAGCCATAGCGTTAAGGAGCTTGAAACGCAAACGGGCGTGAAGCTGCTCGACCGCACGACGCGAGAAGTGGTGCTCACCGAAGCGGGACAGCAGCTGGCAATGCGTCTGGAGAGGCTGCTGGATGAACTGAACAGTACGCTCAGGGATGTCGGCCGGCTCGGCCAACAGCTTTCCGGCACCGTGAGAGTGGCGGCGAGCCAGACGATTTCGGCGCATCTTATTCCCCAGTGCATCGCTGAAAGTAATCACCGCTATCCGGATATTGATTTTGTTTTGCATGACAGGCCGCAGCAGTGGGTACTTGAGAGTATCCGTCAGGGGGATGTGGATTTTGGCATCGTTATTGATCCCGGAGCGGTAAGCGACCTGGAATGTGAAGTGGTACTCTCGGAGCCCTTTTTATTGCTCTGCCGCGATGATGATCCTCTGGCATCGCTGCCGCAGGTGGCCTGGCAGGCCTTGCAGGGGGCAAACCTGGTGTTACAGGATTATGCATCAGGCAGCCGCCCGCTGATAGATGCCGCACTGACCGCGCAGGGTGTTAAGGCAACCATTGTGCAGGAGATCGGGCATCCTGCCACGCTGTTCCCCATGGTCGAAGCGGGGATTGGCATCAGCGTTCTGCCGGCGCTGGCGCTGCCACTGCCGCAGGGGAGTCGTTTAACGGTGAAGCGTTTCGTACCCTGTGTCGAACGCCAGCTGATGCTGGTACGCCGTAAAAACAGGTCTCTTTCCGGCGCGGCGCATGCCTGCTGGGATGTGGTGCGTATGCAGGCCGAACGTTTGATGGAGGCCCGCACACGCGATCCACTTTTTAACGAAACCAATAATCAGACGTAG
- a CDS encoding DUF3820 family protein, which yields MEKEQLVEIANTEMPFGKYKGRRLIDLPEEYLLWFARKDEFPAGRLGELMAITLLIKTEGLTQLVQPLKRP from the coding sequence GTGGAAAAAGAGCAGCTCGTTGAGATCGCCAATACAGAGATGCCGTTCGGTAAATATAAGGGTCGCAGGCTGATTGATTTACCGGAAGAGTATCTGCTGTGGTTTGCCCGTAAGGATGAGTTCCCCGCCGGGCGTCTGGGCGAGCTGATGGCTATCACGTTACTGATCAAAACAGAGGGGCTGACCCAGCTGGTTCAGCCCCTGAAACGTCCTTAA
- the gltX gene encoding glutamate--tRNA ligase has product MKIKTRFAPSPTGYLHVGGARTALYSWLFARHNNGEFVLRIEDTDLERSTPEAIEAIMDGMNWLNLAWDEGPYFQTKRFDRYNAVIDEMLVAGTAYKCYCSRERLDALREEQMAKGEKPRYDGRCRHDHSEHAADEPCVVRFANPQDGSVIFDDQIRGPIEFSNQELDDLIIRRTDGSPTYNFCVVVDDWDMEITHVIRGEDHINNTPRQINILKALNAPVPVYAHVSMINGDDGKKLSKRHGAVSVMQYRDDGYLPEALLNYLVRLGWAHGDQEIFSREEMIELFSLNSVSKSASAFNTDKLLWLNHHYINTMQPEYVATYLQWHIEQANIDTRTGPELADLVKLLGERCKTLKEIAESCRYFYEEFDAFDADAAKKHLRPVARQPLEVVRDKLEAITEWTAENVHHAIQATADELEIGMGKVGMPLRVAVTGAGQSPALDVTVHAIGKSRSVARINKALDFIAERESQQ; this is encoded by the coding sequence ATGAAAATCAAAACTCGCTTCGCGCCGAGCCCGACAGGCTATCTGCATGTCGGTGGTGCACGTACCGCTCTCTACTCCTGGCTTTTCGCACGTCACAACAACGGTGAGTTTGTGCTGCGTATTGAAGACACCGATCTGGAGCGCTCAACGCCGGAAGCAATTGAAGCCATTATGGATGGGATGAACTGGCTGAATCTGGCGTGGGACGAAGGCCCATACTTCCAGACCAAACGTTTTGACCGCTATAACGCCGTAATTGACGAGATGCTGGTGGCAGGCACGGCCTATAAGTGTTACTGCTCCAGGGAGCGTCTGGATGCGCTGCGCGAAGAGCAAATGGCAAAAGGCGAAAAACCGCGTTATGACGGTCGTTGCCGCCATGACCACAGCGAGCATGCTGCTGATGAGCCTTGCGTAGTGCGTTTTGCTAACCCGCAGGATGGCTCTGTTATCTTTGATGACCAGATCCGTGGTCCGATCGAATTCAGCAACCAGGAGCTGGATGACCTCATCATTCGTCGTACTGACGGATCGCCAACCTATAACTTCTGCGTAGTTGTGGACGACTGGGATATGGAAATCACTCACGTGATCCGTGGTGAAGACCATATCAATAACACCCCGCGTCAGATCAACATTCTGAAAGCGCTGAACGCGCCTGTACCGGTGTATGCGCACGTATCAATGATCAACGGTGACGACGGTAAAAAGCTGTCCAAACGTCATGGCGCGGTGAGCGTGATGCAGTACCGTGATGACGGCTATCTGCCGGAAGCGCTGCTGAACTACCTGGTGCGTCTGGGCTGGGCTCATGGTGACCAGGAGATCTTCAGCCGCGAAGAGATGATCGAGCTGTTCTCTCTGAACTCGGTGAGCAAATCAGCCAGCGCGTTCAACACTGACAAACTGCTGTGGCTGAACCATCACTACATCAATACCATGCAGCCAGAATATGTAGCGACTTATCTGCAATGGCACATTGAACAGGCAAACATCGATACCCGTACGGGCCCTGAACTGGCGGATCTGGTGAAGCTGCTTGGCGAGCGTTGCAAAACGCTGAAAGAAATTGCTGAAAGCTGCCGTTACTTCTATGAAGAGTTTGACGCGTTCGACGCCGACGCGGCCAAGAAACACCTGCGTCCGGTTGCGCGTCAGCCGCTGGAAGTGGTGCGTGACAAACTCGAAGCCATTACCGAATGGACTGCGGAAAATGTTCACCACGCAATTCAGGCTACCGCTGATGAGCTGGAAATTGGCATGGGTAAAGTCGGTATGCCGCTGCGCGTTGCGGTGACGGGGGCA
- a CDS encoding FlxA-like family protein, with product MTTLKPVSLSAMEIGSVDNSSGGNDIASQITRLTKQITKVTQQLKEVAMGDATAEEKQKQQELLESQLAMLQAQLAQLQRQQAEEAMPKQEKGEAVAEGINKPSAEHQINIYV from the coding sequence ATGACAACTCTTAAGCCCGTTTCTCTGTCGGCGATGGAAATCGGCAGCGTAGATAACAGCTCCGGCGGAAACGACATTGCTTCTCAAATCACCCGTCTGACCAAACAGATAACGAAAGTCACTCAGCAGCTCAAAGAAGTGGCCATGGGTGATGCCACAGCAGAAGAAAAGCAAAAGCAGCAAGAATTACTCGAATCTCAGCTGGCTATGTTGCAGGCACAGCTGGCGCAATTGCAGCGTCAGCAGGCCGAAGAGGCGATGCCAAAGCAGGAAAAAGGTGAGGCAGTCGCGGAAGGCATCAATAAGCCCTCCGCAGAACATCAAATTAATATCTACGTCTGA
- a CDS encoding bile acid:sodium symporter family protein: MKLFRILDPFTLTLIGVVLLASFFPARGSFVPVIEGLTTAAIALLFFMHGAKLSREAIIAGGSHWRLHLWVMCSTFILFPVLGVLFAWWAPVNVDPALYTGFLYLCILPATVQSAIAFTSLAGGNVAAAVCSASASSLLGIFVSPLLVGLLMNMHGAEGNLEQVGKICLQLLLPFVLGHLSRPWIGEFVAKHKKWIGKTDQSSILLVVYTAFSEAVVNGIWHRVGAGSLLFIVVVSIVLLAIVIAVNVFVARKCGFNKADEITIVFCGSKKSLANGIPMANILFPTSVIGMMVLPLMIFHQIQLMVCAVLARRYKAQTEKLAQEETHAAKV; encoded by the coding sequence ATGAAACTTTTTCGTATCCTTGATCCGTTTACGCTGACCCTGATTGGTGTCGTCTTGCTGGCCTCGTTCTTCCCGGCGCGGGGCAGTTTCGTTCCGGTTATTGAAGGACTGACCACGGCAGCCATTGCCCTGCTGTTCTTTATGCATGGCGCCAAACTCTCCCGGGAAGCCATTATTGCAGGCGGTAGCCACTGGCGACTGCATCTGTGGGTAATGTGCAGCACTTTTATCCTCTTCCCGGTTCTGGGCGTGCTGTTCGCCTGGTGGGCGCCGGTGAATGTCGATCCGGCGCTGTATACCGGTTTCCTTTATCTGTGCATTTTGCCGGCCACCGTGCAGTCTGCAATTGCCTTTACCTCGCTGGCGGGCGGTAACGTCGCGGCGGCGGTTTGTTCTGCTTCCGCTTCCAGCCTGCTCGGGATCTTTGTTTCACCGCTGCTGGTCGGTCTGCTAATGAACATGCACGGGGCGGAAGGCAATCTGGAGCAGGTGGGTAAAATTTGTCTGCAACTGCTGCTGCCGTTTGTGCTCGGACACTTATCCCGTCCCTGGATTGGGGAGTTTGTGGCGAAACATAAAAAATGGATCGGGAAAACGGACCAAAGCTCCATTCTGCTGGTGGTTTACACGGCCTTCAGCGAAGCCGTGGTGAACGGCATCTGGCACAGGGTGGGTGCTGGATCGCTGCTGTTTATTGTGGTGGTAAGCATCGTTCTGCTGGCCATTGTCATCGCGGTTAACGTCTTTGTGGCCCGCAAATGCGGCTTCAACAAGGCCGATGAAATCACCATTGTATTTTGCGGATCGAAAAAGAGCCTCGCCAACGGGATCCCGATGGCCAATATCCTGTTCCCGACGTCCGTCATTGGGATGATGGTGTTGCCGCTGATGATTTTCCATCAGATCCAGCTGATGGTGTGTGCGGTACTGGCGCGGCGTTACAAGGCGCAGACTGAAAAGCTGGCGCAGGAAGAGACCCACGCCGCGAAAGTTTAA